In Shinella sp. XGS7, a single genomic region encodes these proteins:
- a CDS encoding SRPBCC domain-containing protein → MLRLPIFAAVPAAFLLGAALQLASPTARAAERAIDKEVIIKASPEQAWASWTTREGIVAFFAPDARIEPRVGGAFQIYIDPGAAPGMKGADEMRYLALQPYKMLSFDWNAPPSLPEVRAQRTVVILRFEPLGEGETRVRLHHVGWGDGGEWDKAYAYFDRAWGNVLGNLKQRYESGPVDWTEWLAQLEKFRAQARAAASAASAAAGSAPKP, encoded by the coding sequence ATGCTGCGTTTGCCCATCTTTGCCGCCGTCCCTGCCGCTTTTCTGCTAGGGGCCGCCCTGCAGCTGGCCAGCCCGACCGCCCGGGCCGCCGAGCGCGCGATTGATAAAGAAGTGATCATCAAGGCCAGTCCGGAACAGGCCTGGGCCAGCTGGACCACGCGCGAAGGCATCGTGGCCTTCTTCGCGCCCGATGCCCGCATCGAACCGCGGGTGGGCGGGGCCTTCCAGATCTATATCGATCCCGGTGCCGCGCCCGGCATGAAGGGCGCCGACGAGATGCGCTACCTCGCCCTGCAGCCCTACAAGATGCTCAGCTTCGACTGGAACGCGCCGCCCAGCCTGCCCGAGGTGCGGGCCCAGCGCACCGTGGTGATCCTGCGCTTCGAGCCCCTGGGCGAGGGCGAGACCCGGGTGCGCCTGCACCATGTGGGCTGGGGCGACGGCGGCGAGTGGGACAAGGCCTATGCCTACTTCGACCGGGCCTGGGGCAATGTGCTGGGCAATCTGAAGCAGCGCTACGAGAGCGGACCGGTGGACTGGACCGAGTGGCTGGCCCAGCTGGAGAAGTTCCGCGCCCAGGCGCGTGCCGCGGCATCGGCAGCGTCAGCGGCAGCGGGTTCGGCGCCCAAGCCCTGA